A portion of the Rhinopithecus roxellana isolate Shanxi Qingling chromosome 19, ASM756505v1, whole genome shotgun sequence genome contains these proteins:
- the KRTAP29-1 gene encoding keratin-associated protein 29-1: protein MADSCCPGNTTAIPAVPAITTYPIRSDFRHALCLPSSCHSRTWQLVTCQESCQPCIGAPSGCDPASCQPTCLPATSCVGFVCQPMCSHAACYQSGTGQPPCLVSSCQPSCSESTCQEKCCNASPCQQNSCQEPVCMSGSYQAACGQSVCCDAGSCQPSCSEVTSCPETSCLPTVCTVSPCQTTWCQGSSCQPVSGEGQPCKSTYYQPICYIFKPCQSALYMPVSCQPSTCVFSSCNTTCCVPSLCQPLHCQPAASTCFIYQPVANCQVPCSTKDCCKPASCDTMISGQPTCDGPTSYNQSGCKSACCVTGLGTSPSGASNCLPTSCQPSCESSFCKATLH from the coding sequence ATGGCAGACAGCTGTTGTCCTGGAAACACCACAGCCATTCCAGCTGTGCCCGCCATCACCACATACCCAATTAGAAGCGACTTTCGGCATGCTCTCTGTTTGCCTAGTTCCTGCCACAGCAGAACGTGGCAACTGGTCACATGCCAAGAAAGCTGTCAGCCATGCATTGGTGCCCCAAGTGGCTGTGATCCTGCTTCGTGTCAACCTACCTGCCTCCCAGCAACGTCTTGTGTGGGTTTTGTTTGCCAACCTATGTGCTCCCACGCAGCCTGCTATCAGTCTGGCACTGGTCAGCCTCCTTGTCTGGTTAGCTCATGTCAGCCATCCTGCTCGGAATCTACTTGTCAGGAAAAGTGCTGCAATGCCAGTCCCTGCCAGCAAAACTCCTGCCAGGAACCTGTCTGCATGTCTGGATCATATCAGGCAGCTTGTGGCCAATCAGTCTGCTGTGATGCTGGATCCTGCCAGCCATCCTGCTCTGAAGTGACCTCCTGTCCGGAAACTTCTTGCCTACCAACTGTCTGTACAGTTAGTCCATGCCAAACAACTTGGTGCCAAGGAAGTTCATGTCAACCCGTCAGTGGTGAAGGCCAGCCCTGTAAATCAACTTATTATCAACCCATCTGCTACATTTTCAAGCCTTGCCAATCAGCCCTCTACATGCCTGTTTCCTGCCAGCCATCGACTTGTGTGTTCAGTTCTTGCAATACTACTTGCTGCGTGCCTTCCCTTTGCCAGCCACTTCACTGCCAACCGGCTGCTTCCACATGCTTCATCTACCAGCCAGTGGCTAACTGCCAGGTCCCTTGTTCCACAAAAGACTGTTGCAAACCAGCTTCCTGTGACACTATGATTTCTGGCCAACCAACTTGTGATGGACCCACTTCCTATAACCAGAGTGGCTGCAAATCAGCTTGCTGTGTGACTGGTTTAGGCACATCACCCAGTGGTGCCTCCAATTGCTTGCCAACTTCATGCCAACCCAGCTGTGAGTCCAGCTTCTGCAAGGCAACACTTCATTAA
- the LOC104658497 gene encoding keratin-associated protein 16-1, with protein MSGSCCSRKCFSVPAISLCSTEVSCGGPICLPSSCQSQTWQLVTCQDSCGSSSCGPQCCQPSCPVSSCAQPLCCEPAICEPSCSVSSCCQPVCCEATTCEPSCSVSGCCQPVCFEATICEPSCSVSSCAQPVCCEPAICEPSCSVSSCCQPVCCEPAICEPSCSVSSCCQPVCSEATSCQPVLCVPTSCQPVLCKSSCCQPVVCEPSCCSAVCTLPSSCQPVVCEPACCQPVCPTPTCSVTSGCQAVCCDPSPCEPSCSESSICQPATCVALVCEPVCLRPVCCVQSPCQPSCVPSTCQEASCCVSSICQPICSEPSPCSPTVCVPSPCQPTCYVVKRCRSVCPEPVSCPSTSCRPLSCRPGSSASAICQPTCPRTFYIPSSSKGPCSATVSYRPVSRPICRPICSGLFTYRQPYVTSISYRPSCYRPCYSILRRPACVTSYSYRPVCFRPSCTESDSCKRDCKKSTSSQVDCVDSTPCKADVSEEGPCQPTEAKPISPTNREAAAAQPAASKPANC; from the coding sequence ATGTCTGGTAGTTGCTGTTCTAGGAAATGCTTCTCCGTGCCAGCCATCTCTCTCTGCTCCACCGAGGTGAGCTGTGGAGGCCCCATCTGCCTGCCCAGTTCCTGCCAGAGCCAGACATGGCAGCTGGTGACTTGTCAAGATAGCTGCGGATCATCCAGCTGTGGGCCACAGTGCTGTCAACCCTCCTGTCCCGTGAGCAGCTGTGCCCAACCCCTGTGCTGTGAGCCTGCCATTTGTGAGCCTTCTTGCTCCGTGAGCAGCTGCTGCCAACCCGTGTGCTGTGAGGCCACCACCTGTGAGCCTTCTTGCTCCGTGAGCGGCTGCTGCCAACCTGTGTGCTTCGAGGCCACCATTTGTGAGCCTTCTTGCTCCGTGAGCAGCTGTGCTCAACCTGTGTGCTGTGAGCCTGCTATTTGTGAGCCTTCTTGCTCCGTGAGCAGCTGCTGCCAACCTGTGTGCTGTGAGCCTGCTATTTGTGAGCCTTCTTGCTCTGTGAGCAGCTGCTGCCAACCTGTATGCTCTGAGGCCACTTCCTGCCAACCAGTCCTCTGTGTGCCCACTTCCTGCCAGCCTGTCCTCTGCAAATCCAGCTGCTGCCAGCCAGTTGTCTGTGAGCCCAGCTGCTGTTCAGCTGTCTGCACCCTGCCTAGTTCCTGCCAACCTGTGGTCTGTGAGCCTGCCTGCTGTCAGCCAGTGTGCCCGACACCTACCTGCTCTGTGACCAGTGGCTGCCAGGCTGTCTGCTGTGACCCCAGCCCTTGTGAGCCATCTTGCTCAGAGTCTAGCATCTGCCAGCCAGCTACCTGTGTGGCTCTGGTCTGTGAGCCAGTTTGCCTCCGCCCTGTCTGCTGTGTTCAGAGCCCGTGCCAGCCATCTTGTGTCCCCAGCACTTGCCAAGAGGCTTCTTGTTGTGTCTCCAGTATCTGCCAACCCATCTGCTCTGAGCCCAGCCCCTGCTCACCAACTGTCTGTGTGCCCAGTCCATGCCAACCTACTTGCTATGTGGTCAAGCGCTGTCGTTCTGTCTGCCCTGAGCCAGTTTCCTGCCCATCTACCTCCTGCCGACCTCTTTCCTGCCGTCCAGGGTCTTCTGCATCTGCCATCTGCCAACCAACTTGTCCTAGGACTTTCTACATACCCAGTTCCAGCAAAGGGCCTTGCAGTGCTACGGTTTCCTACCGCCCGGTCTCCCGTCCAATCTGCCGTCCAATCTGCTCTGGACTCTTCACCTATAGGCAGCCGTATGTGACATCCATCTCCTACCGTCCCTCTTGTTACCGCCCATGCTACTCCATCCTGCGCCGCCCAGCCTGTGTCACTTCCTACTCTTACCGCCCAGTCTGCTTCCGCCCATCTTGCACTGAGTCCGACTCTTGCAAACGGGATTGCAAAAAATCCACTTCCAGCCAAGTGGATTGTGTTGACTCAACCCCCTGCAAGGCGGATGTCTCAGAAGAAGGTCCCTGCCAGCCCACTGAGGCCAAACCCATCAGCCCAACCAACCGTGAGGCTGCAGCAGCTCAGCCTGCTGCCAGCAAGCCTGCCAACTGCTAA
- the LOC104658495 gene encoding keratin-associated protein 9-8 — translation MTHCCSPCCQPTCCRTTCWQPTTVTTCSSTPCCQPSCCVSSCCQPCCRPACCQNTCCQPTCVTSCCQPSCCSTPCCQPTCCGSSCCGQTSCGSSCCQPSSCAPVYCRRTCYHPTCVCLPGCLNQSCGSSCCQPCCRPACCETTCCRTTCFQPTCVSSCCQPVCC, via the coding sequence ATGACCCACTGTTGCTCCCCTTGCTGCCAGCCTACGTGCTGCAGGACCACCTGCTGGCAGCCTACCACTGTGACCACCTGCAGCAGCACACCCTGCTGCCAGCCCTCCTGCTGTGTGTCCAGCTGCTGCCAGCCTTGCTGCCGCCCAGCTTGCTGTCAAAACACCTGCTGCCAGCCCACCTGTGTGACCAGCTGCTGCCAGCCTTCCTGCTGCAGCACACCCTGCTGCCAGCCCACCTGCTGTGGGTCCAGCTGCTGTGGCCAAACCAGCTGTGGGTCCAGCTGCTGCCAGCCCAGCTCCTGTGCACCTGTCTACTGCAGGAGAACCTGCTACCACCCCACATGTGTCTGCCTGCCTGGTTGCCTAAACCAGAGCTGTGGTTCCAGCTGCTGCCAGCCCTGCTGCCGCCCAGCCTGCTGTGAGACCACCTGCTGCAGGACCACTTGCTTCCAGCCCACCTGTGTGAGCAGTTGCTGCCAGCCTGTTTGCTGCTGA